The Salvia miltiorrhiza cultivar Shanhuang (shh) chromosome 1, IMPLAD_Smil_shh, whole genome shotgun sequence genome has a window encoding:
- the LOC131005038 gene encoding AP2-like ethylene-responsive transcription factor At1g16060 isoform X1, with product MRLRTRKADKVSAYDDEEAAAHAYDLAALKYWGQDTILNFPLSTYQKEILDMEGQSREEYIGSLRRKSSGFSRGVSKYRGVARHHHNGRWEARIGRVFGNKYLYLGTYATQEEAAIAYDMAAIEYRGLNAVTNFDLSRYIKWLRPNNNNNNNTNAHSDPSLNLDSPGAITSPQPPSDAALSQPRPPTTATATSALGLLLQSSKFKEMMEMTLAAECPSTPTQSDPPQCSIPDDIKTCFGSNDFSDYNEQGDDIFGELFMQPMVQFDSMLNGEDLVL from the exons ATGAGGCTCAGAACAAGAAAGGCAGACAAGGTTA GTGCTTATGATGATGAAGAAGCAGCTGCACATGCCTATGACTTGGCTGCTCTCAAGTATTGGGGTCAAGACACTATCCTCAATTTTCCA TTGTCTACATATCAGAAAGAGATTTTAGACATGGAGGGACAGTCTAGAGAAGAATATATTGGATCATTGAGAAG GAAAAGCAGTGGCTTTTCAAGGGGAGTATCCAAATATAGAGGCGTGGCAAG ACATCACCACAATGGAAGATGGGAAGCTCGAATCGGCAGAGTGTTTGGGAACAAATACCTTTATCTTGGAACTTATG CTACACAAGAAGAGGCTGCCATTGCATACGACATGGCAGCCATCGAGTACCGCGGGCTTAACGCTGTCACAAATTTCGATCTCAGCCGTTACATAAAATGGCTAAGAcctaacaataacaataacaacaatacGAACGCACACTCGGACCCAAGCTTAAACCTAGACTCACCGGGAGCCATAACCTCCCCCCAACCGCCTTCAGACGCGGCCTTATCCCAGCCACGGCCCCCCACCACGGCCACCGCCACATCAGCCCTAGGTCTCCTCCTGCAATCTTCCAAGTTCAAGGAAATGATGGAAATGACACTGGCTGCAGAGTGCCCTTCCACACCAACACAGAGTGATCCACCACAATGCAGCATTCCTGATGACATAAAAACGTGTTTCGGATCCAACGATTTTAGCGACTACAACGAGCAAGGAGATGATATATTTGGGGAGCTCTTCATGCAGCCCATGGTGCAATTTGATTCAATGCTTAATGGAGAAGATTTGGTGCtataa
- the LOC131005038 gene encoding AP2-like ethylene-responsive transcription factor At1g16060 isoform X2, producing MVKLKPGNALNGVNTPGMKVKRTRKTIPRDSPPKRSSVYRGVTRHRWTGRFEAHLWDKNCWNEAQNKKGRQVYLGAYDDEEAAAHAYDLAALKYWGQDTILNFPLSTYQKEILDMEGQSREEYIGSLRRKSSGFSRGVSKYRGVARHHHNGRWEARIGRVFGNKYLYLGTYATQEEAAIAYDMAAIEYRGLNAVTNFDLSRYIKWLRPNNNNNNNTNAHSDPSLNLDSPGAITSPQPPSDAALSQPRPPTTATATSALGLLLQSSKFKEMMEMTLAAECPSTPTQSDPPQCSIPDDIKTCFGSNDFSDYNEQGDDIFGELFMQPMVQFDSMLNGEDLVL from the exons ATGGTGAAGTTGAAACCGGGCAACGCCTTGAATGGTGTGAACACTCCGGGGATGAAGGTAAAACGCACTCGGAAAACCATCCCTCGAGACTCTCCACCCAAGCGCAGCTCAGTTTATCGTGGCGTTACAAG GCACCGGTGGACGGGGAGATTTGAAGCACATTTGTGGGATAAGAACTGCTGGAATGAGGCTCAGAACAAGAAAGGCAGACAAG TGTATCTTG GTGCTTATGATGATGAAGAAGCAGCTGCACATGCCTATGACTTGGCTGCTCTCAAGTATTGGGGTCAAGACACTATCCTCAATTTTCCA TTGTCTACATATCAGAAAGAGATTTTAGACATGGAGGGACAGTCTAGAGAAGAATATATTGGATCATTGAGAAG GAAAAGCAGTGGCTTTTCAAGGGGAGTATCCAAATATAGAGGCGTGGCAAG ACATCACCACAATGGAAGATGGGAAGCTCGAATCGGCAGAGTGTTTGGGAACAAATACCTTTATCTTGGAACTTATG CTACACAAGAAGAGGCTGCCATTGCATACGACATGGCAGCCATCGAGTACCGCGGGCTTAACGCTGTCACAAATTTCGATCTCAGCCGTTACATAAAATGGCTAAGAcctaacaataacaataacaacaatacGAACGCACACTCGGACCCAAGCTTAAACCTAGACTCACCGGGAGCCATAACCTCCCCCCAACCGCCTTCAGACGCGGCCTTATCCCAGCCACGGCCCCCCACCACGGCCACCGCCACATCAGCCCTAGGTCTCCTCCTGCAATCTTCCAAGTTCAAGGAAATGATGGAAATGACACTGGCTGCAGAGTGCCCTTCCACACCAACACAGAGTGATCCACCACAATGCAGCATTCCTGATGACATAAAAACGTGTTTCGGATCCAACGATTTTAGCGACTACAACGAGCAAGGAGATGATATATTTGGGGAGCTCTTCATGCAGCCCATGGTGCAATTTGATTCAATGCTTAATGGAGAAGATTTGGTGCtataa
- the LOC131005036 gene encoding uncharacterized protein LOC131005036 has translation MASKLMERCAHEAENSLEITLREAFCCLEPQLRPPFPLTIPTQEQYSQLNNAILYGILCEPHLVKIHIKHLHGVITDGYEYFTSILVKIVNEIYGKLVDSAKRQLIWVTREMVDVAAVGFDGLLVALLRQIVGGDSSEENLWLCFEMVSLFSSKWDCLLEEFPLVLTGALYVFLRLLSDHCSLLNAPKIESLRKMEKDFCVKMLREKFSLCLRVGRDLLRLLQDLVHVPEFRSVWNDLLYAPSTFGVGEFLDISNLYYTRTSKWYFLLRVNPQMESQLRFLLTHVKFGSQMRYQVWFTKKFLSAPEKNAVLIDIVRFICCAHHPSNDIIHSDIIPRWAVIGWLLKSSMKHYIEANTKLALFYDWLFFNEKVDNVMNIEPALLLMVHSIPKYIDITNSLLEFLFLLLDNYDLERKEIVLRGISTAFHTLLRKGVIESLDVLTRCDKLSPNLKERLAELLAGCSGIVESSRIQSSQVL, from the coding sequence ATGGCgtcaaaattaatggaaagatgTGCTCACGAGGCGGAGAACTCGCTCGAAATTACTCTGCGAGAGGCATTCTGTTGTCTCGAGCCTCAACTTAGGCCTCCTTTTCCCCTGACCATCCCAACTCAAGAACAGTACTCGCAGCTCAACAATGCCATTCTTTACGGCATTTTGTGCGAACCCCACCTCGTTAAAATTCACATTAAGCATTTACACGGTGTTATCACTGATGGATACGAGTACTTCACGAGCATTCTTGTCAAAATTGTGAATGAAATATATGGAAAGTTAGTCGATTCTGCAAAAAGGCAGTTGATTTGGGTTACTCGTGAGATGGTTGATGTGGCAGCAGTCGGATTTGATGGTTTGTTGGTGGCCCTTCTGCGGCAGATTGTTGGTGGGGATTCTAGTGAGGAGAATCTGTGGTTGTGTTTTGAAATGGTCAGTCTTTTCTCGAGCAAATGGGATTGTTTGCTGGAAGAGTTCCCCTTGGTTTTGACTGGTGCTTTATATGTGTTTCTGAGGTTGTTGTCTGATCACTGCAGTTTATTGAATGCTCCAAAGATTGAGTCCTTGAGGAAAATGGAGAAGGATTTTTGTGTGAAAATGTTGAGGGAGAAGTTCAGCTTGTGTTTGAGGGTTGGAAGGGATCTTCTTAGGCTTTTGCAGGATTTGGTTCATGTTCCGGAGTTTCGGTCTGTGTGGAATGACTTGTTGTATGCACCTAGCACATTCGGAGTTGGTGAGTTTTTGGATATATCGAATCTGTACTATACAAGGACTTCAAAATGGTATTTTTTGCTTAGGGTGAACCCACAAATGGAGTCTCAGTTGAGGTTTTTGTTGACTCATGTGAAATTTGGTAGCCAAATGAGGTATCAGGTTTGGTTTACAAAGAAGTTTCTTAGTGCACCTGAGAAAAATGCAGTCTTGATTGATATAGTGAGGTTTATATGCTGTGCTCACCATCCATCTAATGATATTATCCACTCAGATATTATCCCTAGATGGGCTGTAATAGGTTGGCTACTGAAGTCCAGTATGAAACACTACATTGAAGCAAATACGAAGCTTGCATTATTTTATGATTGGCTCTTCTTCAATGAAAAGGTGGATAATGTGATGAATATCGAACCTGCACTTCTGTTGATGGTACATTCTATCCCTAAATATATTGACATCACAAATTCTCTGCTTGAGTTTCTGTTTCTTTTATTGGATAATTATGATCTTGAGAGGAAGGAGATTGTGCTTCGTGGAATATCAACTGCTTTCCATACACTTCTTAGGAAAGGCGTCATTGAGTCACTAGATGTTTTAACTAGATGTGATAAGCTTTCCCCAAATCTTAAGGAAAGACTTGCAGAATTGCTCGCAGGCTGTTCTGGCATCGTAGAGAGTTCCAGAATACAGTCTTCTCAAGTGCTGTAG
- the LOC131011539 gene encoding uncharacterized protein LOC131011539, with amino-acid sequence MQEAARKDIERAFGVLQARWAIVKGPARLWSKEAMSDIMFTCIILHNMIIEDEGEQATQWEEDADEASSSAASQPHVGAPPDFRAFIARQASMRDAEMHARLTLDLKEHIWSRFGPIES; translated from the coding sequence ATGCAGGAAGCGGCTCGCAAGGATATTGAACGAGCCTTCGGCgtccttcaagctcgttgggcaATCGTCAAAGGCCCAGCGCGTCTTTGGAGTAAGGAGGCGATGAGCGACATCATGTTCACgtgcatcattttgcacaacatgatcatcgaAGACGAAGGCGAGCAAGCAACGCAgtgggaagaagacgccgacgaAGCTTCGAGTAGCGCCGCATCTCAACCTCATGTCGGTGCTCCGCCGGATTTTCGTGCATTTATTGCACGACAAGCATCCATGCGAGACGCGGAGATGCATGCTCGCCTCACTTTGGActtgaaggagcacatttggtctcgttttggtccgattgagtCCTAG
- the LOC131011552 gene encoding uncharacterized protein LOC131011552 has product MSSSSSSHEDERRAEEFSNLVQQFNQIIQDIGDPEEQPRRRRRGARKKAFIRRDREAGAVRLHADYFDENPVYPDNIFRRRFRMRRALFLRIVNAVASDPYFQQRTDATGRPGFTPLQKCTVAVRMLANGGAADQYDEYLRIAESTSLECLRRFSHAIIQLFGAEYLRRRHQRAQQLDVVQRSTARNGGAGHI; this is encoded by the coding sequence ATGTCTTCCTCCTCATCAAGCCACGAGGACGAGCGACGTGCTGAAGAATTTTCCAATCTTGTACAACAATTTAACCAAATTATTCAGGATATTGGTGATCCAGAAGAGCAACCTCGTCGTCGCCGACGAGGAGCGCGGAAGAAGGCTTTCATTCGTCGGGACCGTGAAGCCGGCGCTGTACGTTTGCACGCggattactttgatgaaaatccgGTCTACCCCGACAACATCTTTCGCCGCCGTTTTCGGATGCGTCGGGCGTTGTTTTTGCGCATCGTTAATGCCGTCGCCTCCGATCCATACTTCCAACAACGCACGGATGCAACTGGAAGGCCCGGCTTCACGCCATTGCAAAAATGCACTGTCGCTGTTCGTATGCTAGCTAACGGTGGGGCAGCGGACCAATACGACGAGTATCTCCGGATTGCAGAGTCCACATCGTTGGAGTGCTTGCGGAGATTCAGTCATGCCATTATTCAACTCTTCGGCGCGGAGTATTTGAGGAGGCGacatcaacgtgctcaacaactcGACGTTGTTCAACGATCGACTGCAAGGAATGGGGGTGCCGGTCACATATGA
- the LOC131005037 gene encoding heptahelical transmembrane protein 2 isoform X1, with the protein MTTATTFPKQLAAAYDGYQKVRSERKVLANCEAVLINFEELPEYMKDNEFIRNYYRCEWPLKDVALSLFSLHNETFNIWTHLVGFFIFSKMMIMSLTDKTSLRNVMEVFFGRGSDGWLSMMITDSYVSGSLSLHSNDHAGSLPIWPWLIFLSGAMSCLIFSSVSHLFGCHSRRFHYFFWRLDYTGISIMIVCSFFTPIFYIFSDHPYWRFFYLSSVTLLGTAVVVTLLTPSLSTGRSRAFRTTLFLCMGFSGVVPATHAVILHWDQPQILLSLVYEVLMGLLYGVGAIIYVTRIPERWKPGAFDIVGHSHQIFHIFVVAAALAHCAASLMIMDWRCSLPA; encoded by the exons ATGACGACGGCCACGACTTTTCCCAAGCAATTGGCCGCGGCTTACGACGGTTACCAGAAGGTGAGATCGGAGCGGAAGGTGCTCGCGAATTGCGAGGCGGTGTTGATCAATTTCGAGGAGCTGCCCGAGTATATGAAGGATAACGAATTCATTAGGAATTATTACAGATGCGAATGGCCGTTGAAAGATGTTGCTCTCAGCCTTTTCTCTTTGCACAATGAAACATTCAACATTTGGAC GCATTTAGTCggatttttcatattttcaaaGATGATGATAATGAGCTTGACCGATAAAACAAGTCTCAGGAATGTGATGGAAGTCTTCTTCGGCCGCGGGAGTGATGGATGGTTGTCCATGATGATAACT GATTCTTATGTATCTGGATCACTAAGCTTGCATTCAAACGATCATGCCGGTTCACTTCCCATATGGCCATGGCTGATTTTCTTGAGTGGAGCAATGAGCTGCTTGATTTTCAGCTCAGTCTCCCACCTCTTCGGCTGCCATTCCCGGCGTTTCCACTACTTCTTCTGGCGGCTCGACTACACCGGCATCTCCATCATGATAGTCTGCTCCTTCTTCACCCCAATCTTCTACATCTTCTCGGACCACCCCTACTGGCGCTTCTTCTATCTCTCATCGGTCACCTTACTTGGCACTGCTGTAGTCGTGACCCTgctcactccctctctctcgacTGGTCGTTCCAGGGCCTTCAGAACGACCCTCTTCCTCTGCATGGGGTTCTCGGGTGTTGTTCCAGCCACCCACGCCGTCATCCTCCACTGGGATCAGCCGCAGATACTCTTGTCGCTCGTGTACGAGGTGCTCATGGGGCTGCTGTACGGAGTTGGAGCCATTATCTACGTCACTCGGATTCCAGAGAGATGGAAGCCCGGTGCGTTTGATATTGTTGGTCACAGTCATCAGATCTTCCATATTTTCGTCGTTGCTGCTGCGCTTGCTCACTGCGCCGCCAGCCTCATGATCATGGATTGGAGGTGCAGCTTGCCGGCCTGA
- the LOC131005037 gene encoding heptahelical transmembrane protein 2 isoform X2: MTTATTFPKQLAAAYDGYQKVRSERKVLANCEAVLINFEELPEYMKDNEFIRNYYRCEWPLKDVALSLFSLHNETFNIWTNVMEVFFGRGSDGWLSMMITDSYVSGSLSLHSNDHAGSLPIWPWLIFLSGAMSCLIFSSVSHLFGCHSRRFHYFFWRLDYTGISIMIVCSFFTPIFYIFSDHPYWRFFYLSSVTLLGTAVVVTLLTPSLSTGRSRAFRTTLFLCMGFSGVVPATHAVILHWDQPQILLSLVYEVLMGLLYGVGAIIYVTRIPERWKPGAFDIVGHSHQIFHIFVVAAALAHCAASLMIMDWRCSLPA, encoded by the exons ATGACGACGGCCACGACTTTTCCCAAGCAATTGGCCGCGGCTTACGACGGTTACCAGAAGGTGAGATCGGAGCGGAAGGTGCTCGCGAATTGCGAGGCGGTGTTGATCAATTTCGAGGAGCTGCCCGAGTATATGAAGGATAACGAATTCATTAGGAATTATTACAGATGCGAATGGCCGTTGAAAGATGTTGCTCTCAGCCTTTTCTCTTTGCACAATGAAACATTCAACATTTGGAC GAATGTGATGGAAGTCTTCTTCGGCCGCGGGAGTGATGGATGGTTGTCCATGATGATAACT GATTCTTATGTATCTGGATCACTAAGCTTGCATTCAAACGATCATGCCGGTTCACTTCCCATATGGCCATGGCTGATTTTCTTGAGTGGAGCAATGAGCTGCTTGATTTTCAGCTCAGTCTCCCACCTCTTCGGCTGCCATTCCCGGCGTTTCCACTACTTCTTCTGGCGGCTCGACTACACCGGCATCTCCATCATGATAGTCTGCTCCTTCTTCACCCCAATCTTCTACATCTTCTCGGACCACCCCTACTGGCGCTTCTTCTATCTCTCATCGGTCACCTTACTTGGCACTGCTGTAGTCGTGACCCTgctcactccctctctctcgacTGGTCGTTCCAGGGCCTTCAGAACGACCCTCTTCCTCTGCATGGGGTTCTCGGGTGTTGTTCCAGCCACCCACGCCGTCATCCTCCACTGGGATCAGCCGCAGATACTCTTGTCGCTCGTGTACGAGGTGCTCATGGGGCTGCTGTACGGAGTTGGAGCCATTATCTACGTCACTCGGATTCCAGAGAGATGGAAGCCCGGTGCGTTTGATATTGTTGGTCACAGTCATCAGATCTTCCATATTTTCGTCGTTGCTGCTGCGCTTGCTCACTGCGCCGCCAGCCTCATGATCATGGATTGGAGGTGCAGCTTGCCGGCCTGA